The following are encoded in a window of Amaranthus tricolor cultivar Red isolate AtriRed21 chromosome 2, ASM2621246v1, whole genome shotgun sequence genomic DNA:
- the LOC130806191 gene encoding GDSL esterase/lipase At1g71250-like → MISFPSSYLFCIRLPIKSSHLVIIFQFISWCCHKMENIPTLLLLMLLHFGFSNAKIGSHEVIDNPSPVSAMFAFGDMMIETGNNNFLNSIAKSNFWPYGCDFNRGPTGRFTNGKTIVDLLGERFAMPYLPPYADPTTAGPRIMAGVNYASAGAGILDETARHWGDRFSLSQQVINFQNTLNQLRNTMSGRNITRYLEKSIAFMWFGTNDYINNYLMPLLYDSSFNYKPPEFANLLLTRYAQEILALYNVGLRKFFIVGLSPIGCIPNQRATGQAPVGRCVDSVNQMLGSFNEGLRSMVVQLNANHPAGIFVYFNAYGALGDILNNPASYGFTVIDRACCGLGQITCLPSSMPCPSRNQYLFWDAYQTTEAANSILAQRAFTGPPADCYPINFQQLALI, encoded by the exons atgattTCTTTTCCTAGCAGTTACTTATTTTGCATTAGATTGCCTATAAAATCCTCACATTTGGTCATCATCTTTCAGTTTATTTCTTGGTGTTGTCATAAAATGGAAAACATACCAACTTTGTTGTTATTGATGCTACTACATTTTGGTTTCTCAAATGCAAAAATAGGTTCACATGAAGTTATTGATAATCCTTCACCTGTTTCCGCAATGTTTGCTTTCGGAGATATGATGATCGAAACAGGAAATAACAACTTCTTGAATTCCATTGCTAAATCAAATTTCTGGCCTTATGGTTGTGACTTTAACCGTGGCCCAACTGGAAGGTTTACTAATGGCAAGACTATCGTTGACTTATTAG GTGAAAGGTTTGCGATGCCATATCTTCCACCATATGCAGACCCTACCACTGCTGGCCCAAGAATTATGGCGGGTGTCAACTATGCTTCTGCAGGTGCTGGCATTTTAGATGAAACCGCTCGGCATTGG GGTGATCGATTTAGCTTAAGCCAGCAAGTAATAAATTTCCAAAACACATTGAATCAGTTAAGGAACACGATGAGCGGCAGGAACATCACCCGATATCTCGAAAAATCCATAGCATTTATGTGGTTTGGAACTAACGACTACATCAATAACTATCTCATGCCTTTGTTGTATGATTCTAGCTTCAACTACAAGCCTCCTGAGTTTGCTAATCTTCTACTTACTCGTTATGCTCAAGAGATTTTG GCGTTATACAATGTAGGATTGAGAAAGTTTTTTATAGTGGGACTATCACCAATCGGGTGCATTCCAAATCAAAGGGCAACAGGTCAAGCGCCAGTAGGAAGATGTGTGGACTCTGTGAACCAGATGCTGGGTTCATTTAATGAGGGTCTACGGTCAATGGTGGTGCAGTTAAATGCCAATCATCCTGCTGGAATCTTTGTTTACTTTAATGCTTATGGCGCTCTTGGAGATATCCTTAACAACCCAGCTTCTTatg GGTTTACAGTAATTGACAGGGCATGTTGTGGATTAGGACAAATAACATGCTTACCATCCTCAATGCCATGCCCCAGCAGGAATCAATATCTTTTTTGGGATGCTTATCAAACCACAGAAGCTGCAAATTCCATACTTGCTCAACGAGCTTTTACAGGACCTCCTGCTGATTGTTACCCCATTAATTTCCAGCAGTTGGctcttatttaa